The following proteins come from a genomic window of Montipora capricornis isolate CH-2021 chromosome 9, ASM3666992v2, whole genome shotgun sequence:
- the LOC138015717 gene encoding uncharacterized protein isoform X2, with protein sequence MDRTQKMKAFKVWNNKRTIKKFVVGINCYEDLVTKGGEKLGVSAVKAVLEEDGTEIDNEYLEFLDPNNAIILLEQQENWTDKDNCNLPVSEGHGQLHETKKTPPVVPSGAKKQATITREMRLGPPIEEVKEEPVEEEVMKDAMIYGKNLAKPLSEYQIAVNKAAGKLALQSPVLLSNRGELYEKAREQVKVDGYSFKKGFSRSNSGTSSCSSSETETVSPKVKRAKRDKDERKREVDNLTTMVENVKGNLQFKQKRLEKAKTVHDYKQCDQLATEIRQLLKDKHDYEMQIAALQKSESKSSWYFKSKSKPKKADSRAMKGLNKTQSRLPQENKISFKSSPVTAVNSGNSTCINTKSAQRGMPSSLSTSEEGEEYHTEREKSMSDESKVTSPTGSERVEPPTAIEDAPSPTDTVILQGSTDEEDVRDFALTPPVTKELEGDLNIF encoded by the exons ATGGACAGAACGCAAAAG ATGAAAGCGTTTAAAGTATGGAACAACAAAAGGACAATTAAAAAATTTGTAGTTGGGATAAACTGTTACGAAGATTTGGTCACTAAAG GGGGTGAGAAACTGGGTGTAAGTGCTGTGAAGGCTGTTTTGGAAGAAGATGGAACAGAAATTGACAATGAGTACCTGGAGTTTCTTGACCCAAATAATGCAATCATACTGCTCGAGCAACAGGAGAACTGGACTGACAAAGATAATTGTAATCTTCCTGTTTCAGAAGGCCACG GCCAGTTACATGAAACTAAAAAGACTCCTCCTGTGGTGCCTTCAGGAGCCAAAAAGCAGGCAACAATTACAAGGGAAATGAGGTTGGGGCCTCCAATTGAG GAAGTTAAAGAGGAACCAGTTGAAGAAGAGGTGATGAAGGATGCTATGATTTATGGAAAGAATCTTGCAAAGCCCTTATCAGAATACCAAATAGCAGTAAACAAAGCAGCTGGAAAACTGGCCTTGCAAAGCCCAGTGTTACTCTCAAACAGAG gAGAGCTCTATGAGAAGGCAAGAGAACAAGTCAAAGTTGATGGATATTCATTCAAAAAGGGTTTCTCAAGATCCAATAGTGGTACAAGCAGCTGCAGCAGCAGTGAGACTGAAACTGTGTCTCCAAAAGTAAAACGGGCCAAGCGAgacaaagatgaaagaaaaagggaagTAGATAATTTAACAACAATGGTAGAGAATGTAAAAGGTAATTTGCAATTTAAGCAAAAGAGGCTAGAAAAAGCCAAGACAGTCCATGATTACAAACAATGTGATCAGTTAGCAACGGAAATAAGGCAGCTGTTAAAGGATAAACATGATTATGAAATGCAGATAGCAGCACTGCAAAAAAGTGAATCAAAGTCATCGTGGTATTTCAAGAGCAAGTCGAAACCAAAAAAAGCAGATTCAAGGGCTATGAAAGGTCTCAATAAAACTCAGTCGAGGTTGCCACAGGAGAATAAAATAAGTTTCAAATCATCGCCTGTAACtgcagttaattctgggaattCTACCTGTATCAACACAAAATCTGCTCAACGTGGTATGCCTTCTTCCTTAAGCACATCAGAAGAAGGAGAGGAATATCATACTGAAAGGGAAAAGTCAATGTCCGATGAAAGCAAGGTCACATCACCAACAGGATCAGAGAGAGTTGAACCTCCAACAGCCATAGAGGATGCCCCGTCACCTACAGACACGGTGATCTTACAGGGATCAACAGACGAGGAGGACGTTCGGGATTTTGCCTTGACCCCTCCAGTTACAAAGGAACTGGAGGGGGACTTGAACATCTTTTGA
- the LOC138015717 gene encoding uncharacterized protein isoform X1: protein MICTGISVTFLNMSYKFYLLMQMKAFKVWNNKRTIKKFVVGINCYEDLVTKGGEKLGVSAVKAVLEEDGTEIDNEYLEFLDPNNAIILLEQQENWTDKDNCNLPVSEGHGQLHETKKTPPVVPSGAKKQATITREMRLGPPIEEVKEEPVEEEVMKDAMIYGKNLAKPLSEYQIAVNKAAGKLALQSPVLLSNRGELYEKAREQVKVDGYSFKKGFSRSNSGTSSCSSSETETVSPKVKRAKRDKDERKREVDNLTTMVENVKGNLQFKQKRLEKAKTVHDYKQCDQLATEIRQLLKDKHDYEMQIAALQKSESKSSWYFKSKSKPKKADSRAMKGLNKTQSRLPQENKISFKSSPVTAVNSGNSTCINTKSAQRGMPSSLSTSEEGEEYHTEREKSMSDESKVTSPTGSERVEPPTAIEDAPSPTDTVILQGSTDEEDVRDFALTPPVTKELEGDLNIF, encoded by the exons ATGATTTGCACAGGCATCAGTGTCACGTTTCTGAATATGTCGTACAAATTCTATTTATTAATGCAGATGAAAGCGTTTAAAGTATGGAACAACAAAAGGACAATTAAAAAATTTGTAGTTGGGATAAACTGTTACGAAGATTTGGTCACTAAAG GGGGTGAGAAACTGGGTGTAAGTGCTGTGAAGGCTGTTTTGGAAGAAGATGGAACAGAAATTGACAATGAGTACCTGGAGTTTCTTGACCCAAATAATGCAATCATACTGCTCGAGCAACAGGAGAACTGGACTGACAAAGATAATTGTAATCTTCCTGTTTCAGAAGGCCACG GCCAGTTACATGAAACTAAAAAGACTCCTCCTGTGGTGCCTTCAGGAGCCAAAAAGCAGGCAACAATTACAAGGGAAATGAGGTTGGGGCCTCCAATTGAG GAAGTTAAAGAGGAACCAGTTGAAGAAGAGGTGATGAAGGATGCTATGATTTATGGAAAGAATCTTGCAAAGCCCTTATCAGAATACCAAATAGCAGTAAACAAAGCAGCTGGAAAACTGGCCTTGCAAAGCCCAGTGTTACTCTCAAACAGAG gAGAGCTCTATGAGAAGGCAAGAGAACAAGTCAAAGTTGATGGATATTCATTCAAAAAGGGTTTCTCAAGATCCAATAGTGGTACAAGCAGCTGCAGCAGCAGTGAGACTGAAACTGTGTCTCCAAAAGTAAAACGGGCCAAGCGAgacaaagatgaaagaaaaagggaagTAGATAATTTAACAACAATGGTAGAGAATGTAAAAGGTAATTTGCAATTTAAGCAAAAGAGGCTAGAAAAAGCCAAGACAGTCCATGATTACAAACAATGTGATCAGTTAGCAACGGAAATAAGGCAGCTGTTAAAGGATAAACATGATTATGAAATGCAGATAGCAGCACTGCAAAAAAGTGAATCAAAGTCATCGTGGTATTTCAAGAGCAAGTCGAAACCAAAAAAAGCAGATTCAAGGGCTATGAAAGGTCTCAATAAAACTCAGTCGAGGTTGCCACAGGAGAATAAAATAAGTTTCAAATCATCGCCTGTAACtgcagttaattctgggaattCTACCTGTATCAACACAAAATCTGCTCAACGTGGTATGCCTTCTTCCTTAAGCACATCAGAAGAAGGAGAGGAATATCATACTGAAAGGGAAAAGTCAATGTCCGATGAAAGCAAGGTCACATCACCAACAGGATCAGAGAGAGTTGAACCTCCAACAGCCATAGAGGATGCCCCGTCACCTACAGACACGGTGATCTTACAGGGATCAACAGACGAGGAGGACGTTCGGGATTTTGCCTTGACCCCTCCAGTTACAAAGGAACTGGAGGGGGACTTGAACATCTTTTGA
- the LOC138015718 gene encoding uncharacterized protein — MSYFGKKLVKWKEKEKAPKTKWPELVGKNAEEATTLIDKEQPGFKIQIIPENSFVATNFEEKRVRLFVDNKQTVVKTPHVG; from the exons ATGTCCTATTTTGGGAAGAAATTAGTTAAatggaaggaaaaagaaaaggcacCGAAGACAAAATGGCCAGAGCTTGTAGGAAAG AATGCTGAGGAGGCAACAACTTTGATTGACAAGGAGCAACCTGGATTTAAA ATTCAAATTATTCCTGAAAACAGTTTTGTTGCCACCAACTTTGAAGAAAAGCGAGTGAGATTATTTGTGGATAACAAGCAAACAGTTGTGAAAACTCCACATGTTGGATGA